The segment CCGGAACAATTATTGGAGGTCTATCAGGAATTGACTATGATCCTATTTCAGATATTTATTATGTCAATTCTGATGATCGCAGTTCTGCTGCACGATTTTATACAGTAACATTAGATTTAACTCAATTTAATGATACAGGAATTAACACTGGTGTCACCTTTACGGATGTTACTACCCTATTGCAACCTAACGGTCAACCATTCGTTGCCAATAGTCTTGATCCCGAAGACATTGTGTTAGTTAATGGCAATGTTTATATCCCCTCAGAAGGAGAAGTTTCTGCCACTCGAATTGTTGACCCATTTGTCAATCGCTTTGATGTTAGTACAGGCCAACAAAATCAAGCTTTGCCAATTCCTGATCAATTTCTTCCCGCACCGAATACCATCCCAACAACCAGTGGTGTCCGTAATAATTTAGCCTTAGAAAGTTTAACCGTTACTCCTGATTTAAACTATCTATTTACCGCTACTGAAAATGCCTTAGTACAAGATGGACTCGAAGCAACCCTGAGTAATGGTAGTTCCGTGCGGATTTTGCAGTATGATCTAACCACGGGAGATGCGATCGCCCAATTTATCTATCATACTGACCCCGTAGCCCTTCCCCCTAACCCTCCAGGTCAATTCAATACCAATGGATTAGTGGATTTATTAGCCTTAGATAATAGTGGGGAGCGATTTTTAGCCTTAGAACGGTCTTTTTCTGTGGGTGCAGTGGGAACACCCGGAAATACAGGTAATACGCTCAAACTGTATGAGGTTTCTCTAGCAGATGCGACCGATATTAGTGGATTATCTTCGATTAGTGGACAGTCTAACCTGATTCCTGCTCAAAAAACCCTGCTTTTGGATTTAACCGACTTGGGTATTCCCATTGATAACATCGAGGGATTAACCTTTGGCGAAACGCTGCCTAACGGTAATCGTTCTTTGGTGTTAGTGAGTGATAATAATTTTAATCCGCTTCAATTTACCCAATTCTTAGCTTTTGAAGTGGAATCTGTCTCTGTCCCTGAACCATCCTCTGTTTTAGGATTGGGTTTCTTAGGACTCTTAGGTCTGTGGCGACGTAATAAATCTTAAATACTTTGTTATTGAGATCAAAAATGAATTAAACAGGAGGAAACCATTCTTTTAACTCCTCAATTAAATTGTCAAAATCTAACTGTTCTAATTGACGAGTTTTCAAACAGCTAACGGTTGCCGCTAGCCACTGATCATATTCAGTTTCATACAGTTTCTGCCAAGATAAGGGTTGTACTGTCATAGTTTTCAATGCTTAGTAAGGGTCAACGGCCGTTAACCCCTACTGCTATTTTTTAAACGGTTTGGGGTTGTCCTTGGGGTTGGAATTGGAAGAGAGAATACACCACATTGCGACGGATATCGATCATCATTTCCAAGAACATCTCATACCCCTCCTGTTTATACTCAATTAAGGGGTCTTGTTGACCGTATCCCCGTAAGCCAATGGACTCCCGTAGGGCATCCATGGTCTGGAGGTGTTCACGCCACAGGGTATCTATTTGTTGCAAAATAAAAAACCGTTCCGCTTCACGCATGAGCCCTGGACGAATCTGATCCACCTCATATTCTTTGATATCGTAGGCTTTTCGTACTTCTTCATGCAAAAAGATCTTCATCTCACTGACGGTCATATCCTCCATATCTTGGGGAGTCACATCTTTGAGAAGATAGACAAATTCTTTGACTTTTCCGACTAAATTGGGGATATCCCACTCTTCGGGGGGTAATTCGGGGTTAACGTAAGCATCGACAATTTCATCCATTGTCTTTTCGGCGTATTGCAAGACCTGTTCTTTGAGGTCTAACCCTTCAAGAACCCGACGGCGTTCTGCATAGATAGCGCGGCGTTGGTTATTCATGACCTCATCGTACTCAAACACCTGCTTACGGGTATCGTAGTAGAAGGTTTCCACCTTTTTCTGAGCCCCTTCGAGGGAACGGGTCAGCATTTGGGACTCGATGGGCATATCTTCTTCCACGCGGAAGGCGTTCATCAACCCGGCCACGCGATCGCCCCCAAAAATCCGCAATAGGTTATCCTCTAAACTGAGGAAGAATTTCGTCGATCCGGGGTCGCCTTGTCGTCCCGCCCGTCCCCGTAACTGGTTATCGATACGTCGAGACTCATGGCGTTCTGTTCCGATCACATGGAGCCCCCCCAGTTCAACCACTTCGTCATGTTCTTGATCGGTGACGGTTTCGTACGTCTTACGAATCGCTTTGTACACTACCCGTAATTTTTCTACCACTGAGTCATCAGTGGGGGCATTTTCCGAGGCAATGGCGATCTTTTCTTCGGCTTCAAGTTCGGTTAAGCTTTGCTGTCCGTACTGTTCAACGGCAAATTTCACCGCTTCTTTGAGGATTTCCTCAGTTTCTTGGGACATTTTGGTGGGGAAGATGTCCGCATCAGAAGGACTCCAATTTTTCCCTTTTTTCTTGCTTGTTCCGAAGCCTTGGGGACGACGACCGCCATTGCCAGACACTCCCGCCATCAAATCATCGTCTTCAGGCATGACAATTTGAGGCATCAGGTATTCCCGAATTTTCAGGCGGGCCATGTAGTCGGCATTTCCCCCTAAAATGATATCCGTTCCTCGTCCTGCCATGTTGGTTGCAATGGTCACAGCCCCTTTGCGTCCCGCTTGGGCGACAATTTCTGATTCGCGTTCCACGTTTTCAGGACGGGCATTTAATAGATTATGGTGGATTTTCTTCTGCTGGAGTAATTTGGAGAGAACTTCTGATTTTTCGACGCTGGTGGTTCCTACGAGGATCGGTCGTCCTTGATGGTGTAATTCTTCAACTTCTCCGGCTACGGCTTGCCATTTGGCATCTTCTGTCTTGTAGACGACATCGGGGAGATCGTAGCGTCGGGAGATGCGATTGGTGGGAATAATGGTAACTTGGAGGTTGTAGACTTTTTCGAGTTCCGTTTCTTCGGTTTTGGCGGTTCCCGTCATCCCTGAGAGTTTGGGATACAGCAAGAAAAAGTTTTGATAGGTAATAGTGGCTAAGGTCTGGGTTTCCCGTTGAATTTCTACCCCTTCTTTCGCTTCGATCGCTTGGTGAAGTCCATCACTCCAGCGTCGTCCAGGGAGTACCCGTCCTGTAAATTCGTCTACAATGACAATTTCATTGTTACGAATCATGTAGTTCACATCTTTGGTAAAGAGTTCTTTCGCTTTGATGGCGTTGAAGATATAATGTGCCCAAGGGTTGTCTTGATCGTAGAGGTCTTGAACGTTTAGTAGCTGTTCGGCTTTCTCGAACCCTGCATCGGTCATCAGGACGTTACGCGCTTTTTCATCGACTTCGTAGTCACCGGGGTCGTCTTCGCTTTCCTGTTTGAGTAATTGGGCTGCGATCGCGGCTGCTTGTAGATATTTCTCTGTCGGTCGTTCAACTTGGCCAGAAATAATCAGGGGGGTTCGGGCTTCATCGATGAGAATGGAGTCTACTTCGTCAATAATACAGTAATTAAAGGGTCTTTGAACGACTTCAGCCATGGCGGTGGCCATGTTGTCCCGCAGGTAGTCGAACCCTAGTTCGCTGTTGGTGGTGTAGGTGATGTCACAGCCGTAGTTTTTCTTGCGTTCTTCGGGGTTCATTCCCCCTTGAATAAGGCCGACGCTGAGTCCTAAAAAGCGGTGAACTTGTCCCATCCATTCGGCATCCCGACGCGCTAGGTAGTCGTTGACGGTGACGACGTGGACTCCTTTTCCTGTTAGTCCATTGAGATAGGCCGGTAAGGTAGCAACGAGGGTTTTTCCTTCCCCTGTTTTCATTTCCGCAATTTGTCCTTTGTGGAGGACGATCCCGCCGAGTAATTGTACATCAAAGTGGCGCATCCCTAAGACGCGAATACCGGCCTCTCGGACAACGGCAAAGGCTTCGGGGAGGATTTCGTCTAAAATATCTTCTAATTCTTCGTCGTTTCTCGCTTTATCAAGGGCTTCTCTAAATTCTACCGTCTTATATTTCAGTTCTTCGTCAGACAGTTTTTGGATCTCTTCTTCGAGTAGGTTAACTTCTGTAACGAAGGGTTGGAATTTTTTGAGTTTGCGGGCGTTGGGATCGCCAAATAGGGTCTTAAGCATAGGTGTTCTTTTAGTATTTATTTTAACTTCTTACGGTTTAGTGTACCTTAAAGGTCGATTTTCCCTGCAAAACTGGACACTGAGAATTTTGGGAGAAGCTATTTGTTATTGTATCTCTTAAGTTGGTAAAACTTCAATTGACCTGAGTTTATAGCAAACCTAAACGCGATTTCATATTAGTTAACAACCCCTGGATAAATCCAAGGTTGATCCCAAGGTTCTCCCCCAATTTCTAACCCTCCTAAATAACTAATCGTCTTGAGGATTAATTTACCTTGATGATGACGTAATTCTAGGGTAATCTTTCCTTGCATGGTATCCCGACAACGAAACTGTAATCCCTCAGAAGTAGGAACTCTAACATAATTTCCTAGTTGATCTGTTGTGCCAATAATCGTCAGGGTAAATCTCTCATTTTCTCCTCGTATTTCCCACCGTCCCCACGGTTCAACTCGCCAATTTAATTGACCTTTTGTACTTTCAAATTGATACAATTTTCCTTGATAATGTAGCCCAATAATTCCAACCGATTCTTCCCACCATAAGACTTGTCGAATTGCCCCGGCTACGGTCAAAGCGAGGTCAGGTTCAGCCAAAAAACTATTACAATTGATCCAGAACCACTTTTTAGGGAAAGAACGCCCCCAATTCTTCTCACTATAGGCGGGAACATCACTAAATTCGTATTTTTCTCCATTCCAGTCGATCCATCCTGTTGCTAAGCCATGAGCCATCAAAACCTGCCAGCCTGGATCAAAAATCGGTAAATAAGACAGTAATCCTCCCGTTGCTTTTTGATTGCGGTGTTTATCTCCCCAACCGTAAATAGGATTAATGGTGTAGTACCAACAACAAGACTGTTGAGTAGCGCGATCACCAATAAACCCCTGATTTACCGTCGCTGTTGCTTGATATCCTTCTTCAACCGCTTTCTCAAAGGTCTGTGGATCTAATAATTGTGGGGGTAAAGATAATTGATGCGATCCCCAATGTCCTACCCCTAATTGATTCCTATCAGCCCAAAATTGCTGAATATTAGGGAAAATTCGGTATAAATATTGATCATTAGCCCCAAGAATTTGTACAGCACCGCCACTGTGGGGTTGATCCCCCAAGGGATCATCGATGGAATACATAAAGCCAAAAGTTTGTCCAATTTCGGGCAAGGTAACACGATAATACCAGCCTTCAAAAAAGCGTGGACTGCGTTGATCCCAATGGTAGCCACTATGAGGAGTGGCACTAGATAGAGAGTGTTGAACAGACAAGGGTGAAACAATAGCAAGTCAATATCTATTATTTCATCTCAACGGAGGAGGAATTTTTTCTTGAGCTATTATTTTTAGTTATAAAAAAAAGCCAAATTATTATTTTATCTAATCAATTAAGACAAATTCACAGAAAACCTGATTAGTCAATCCCTGATTGTAAATTTCAATCAAACAACTGATCAATGATTTAATTTTCTAGTGAATCAGGGGGAAATATGTCTAAAATAGCTTTCCGGAGCCTCCGTATTTATACGGAAATGTATTATTAATGATTAAGGTAATACTACTGAGTAGATCTCGCAGTCAGTCAAGGTTAAGCCCTATTGGATGTCAGAATTTACCCTAGATTCGACCCAATTATTGGTCATAAAAGATCGGTGAAATTAGGCAAATTTACTATAGTATGGGATCTGTCTTTTAATGTAAACCTTTATTTAAAGATTTAATGGAAACCGTCCTCAATAATTATCAGGACGGAAATAACCCCCGAAAAATTCGTGTTAACTTGTAACAGTTTAAATAAATGTAAAGACGTTTTGTGAGGAGTTAAGGTTGACTAATCCATTGAATCGTCGAAACTTCGAGGGGTTAAGCAACATACTTAACACAAGATCTATGAACAAAAAACTTTGGAGTGGACTAACAACCACAGCATTAACCACCGCTTTAGGAACCTCCGTTCTACTCTGCGGTTCTTTCAATGGCTCGGTCGCATCTGAGATGAAAGATAAAGCCGATGACCTAGGAAAACTTCTAGGAGTGACGACGACTGCCAACACAGAAAGTTCCGAGCAGTTAACAGCTTTAGCCCCAAAAGTTGTTAGTCTGGGTCAAGTAGATCTCCCTCAGGAGAAGCAAGACCCCGAAAAAGGAAACATTCAAGGCGCGTTTTTAGGGAATACGGGAGAAAACCTGCTAGTGGAACCTGAAAAACCCCTTTCAGCCATCGCCACTCTCCATCCCCATCAATGGAAATACAGATTAGCCATTACCCTAAGAGTTCGGGAAATTCCCGTCCTAA is part of the Rippkaea orientalis PCC 8801 genome and harbors:
- a CDS encoding DUF29 family protein produces the protein MTVQPLSWQKLYETEYDQWLAATVSCLKTRQLEQLDFDNLIEELKEWFPPV
- the secA gene encoding preprotein translocase subunit SecA, with the protein product MLKTLFGDPNARKLKKFQPFVTEVNLLEEEIQKLSDEELKYKTVEFREALDKARNDEELEDILDEILPEAFAVVREAGIRVLGMRHFDVQLLGGIVLHKGQIAEMKTGEGKTLVATLPAYLNGLTGKGVHVVTVNDYLARRDAEWMGQVHRFLGLSVGLIQGGMNPEERKKNYGCDITYTTNSELGFDYLRDNMATAMAEVVQRPFNYCIIDEVDSILIDEARTPLIISGQVERPTEKYLQAAAIAAQLLKQESEDDPGDYEVDEKARNVLMTDAGFEKAEQLLNVQDLYDQDNPWAHYIFNAIKAKELFTKDVNYMIRNNEIVIVDEFTGRVLPGRRWSDGLHQAIEAKEGVEIQRETQTLATITYQNFFLLYPKLSGMTGTAKTEETELEKVYNLQVTIIPTNRISRRYDLPDVVYKTEDAKWQAVAGEVEELHHQGRPILVGTTSVEKSEVLSKLLQQKKIHHNLLNARPENVERESEIVAQAGRKGAVTIATNMAGRGTDIILGGNADYMARLKIREYLMPQIVMPEDDDLMAGVSGNGGRRPQGFGTSKKKGKNWSPSDADIFPTKMSQETEEILKEAVKFAVEQYGQQSLTELEAEEKIAIASENAPTDDSVVEKLRVVYKAIRKTYETVTDQEHDEVVELGGLHVIGTERHESRRIDNQLRGRAGRQGDPGSTKFFLSLEDNLLRIFGGDRVAGLMNAFRVEEDMPIESQMLTRSLEGAQKKVETFYYDTRKQVFEYDEVMNNQRRAIYAERRRVLEGLDLKEQVLQYAEKTMDEIVDAYVNPELPPEEWDIPNLVGKVKEFVYLLKDVTPQDMEDMTVSEMKIFLHEEVRKAYDIKEYEVDQIRPGLMREAERFFILQQIDTLWREHLQTMDALRESIGLRGYGQQDPLIEYKQEGYEMFLEMMIDIRRNVVYSLFQFQPQGQPQTV
- a CDS encoding esterase-like activity of phytase family protein, which translates into the protein MQKLNFNSLLNIGLLSGVILGLVNLQPIQASSLQLNFIGQSIIPTGTPFAGTIIGGLSGIDYDPISDIYYVNSDDRSSAARFYTVTLDLTQFNDTGINTGVTFTDVTTLLQPNGQPFVANSLDPEDIVLVNGNVYIPSEGEVSATRIVDPFVNRFDVSTGQQNQALPIPDQFLPAPNTIPTTSGVRNNLALESLTVTPDLNYLFTATENALVQDGLEATLSNGSSVRILQYDLTTGDAIAQFIYHTDPVALPPNPPGQFNTNGLVDLLALDNSGERFLALERSFSVGAVGTPGNTGNTLKLYEVSLADATDISGLSSISGQSNLIPAQKTLLLDLTDLGIPIDNIEGLTFGETLPNGNRSLVLVSDNNFNPLQFTQFLAFEVESVSVPEPSSVLGLGFLGLLGLWRRNKS
- a CDS encoding tocopherol cyclase family protein produces the protein MSVQHSLSSATPHSGYHWDQRSPRFFEGWYYRVTLPEIGQTFGFMYSIDDPLGDQPHSGGAVQILGANDQYLYRIFPNIQQFWADRNQLGVGHWGSHQLSLPPQLLDPQTFEKAVEEGYQATATVNQGFIGDRATQQSCCWYYTINPIYGWGDKHRNQKATGGLLSYLPIFDPGWQVLMAHGLATGWIDWNGEKYEFSDVPAYSEKNWGRSFPKKWFWINCNSFLAEPDLALTVAGAIRQVLWWEESVGIIGLHYQGKLYQFESTKGQLNWRVEPWGRWEIRGENERFTLTIIGTTDQLGNYVRVPTSEGLQFRCRDTMQGKITLELRHHQGKLILKTISYLGGLEIGGEPWDQPWIYPGVVN